The genomic segment TGTCGGCGGTCAGGTTGACCACTTCCTTCGATTTCAGCGATGCGCCGTAAATATCGAGATTGGTGGATTTGGCCTCATTGGCGTCGGCTTTGCGCAACGCGAAGGCAATGCCGCTGCTGTCGGCGGCCCAACTGACTTCTTCCGCGCCGCCAAAAGGTTTGGACGGCGCGTCGCCGACAAGATCGCCGTCCATGGCCTCACCCAACGTGCCAAGCTTGTTATCTGCGCCCAGCACCACGGTGAAGATGCGGCTGTAATTGCCCGGGGTTTCCCATGCGTCCCAGTGGCGGACCATCAGCTGGTCATATTCGCGGCCGGTGCCGGGGCCTGGCTTCGATGTGTCGCCATCCTGTTCGCAGCCAAATTCCATGCAATCGCGCGCGATATCGCCCCAGACCGCGAATTTCTTGCCGTCGGGCGAAATCTTGAAACCGCTGACATCGGTCTTGAAATTGCTCGCCTGGGTGGATGTGCCGCTGGCGAGGTCATAGCGCCAGATCTGGTCCGACCCGCCCTCGTTGCTGATGTAGAAAATGCTCTTGCCGTCGGGGGCAAAGGCGGGGTCATGCTCGTTCTTGTCGGGCTTGGAAGCGAACAGAACGGGCTGCGCATTGGGGGTGCCGAGCTTGATCAGATACAGGTCGGTCCGCCCCTTGTTCGCGTCCAGATCGGTTTCGCGCACCTGATAGGCGATCATGGTGCCGTCGGGCGATGCGGCGGCTCCTGAAAGCCGCTTCATCGTGGCGAGATCGGTCTCCGTCATCGGACGGGCGAAGGCGGGGGCGGAAAGGGCGGTGGCGCCGATTAGGGCGGCGATCAGAAGGGGTTTTTTCATGGACGCCAAGCTAGTCAACACGATGGGCGCGCGCAAGAAAATTACCTTGCCCATAGCGATGCTATGTTTACATAAATGCAACTACTTTGTCTACTATATCAATTGAGTTTTAACCTTTGCGCCCTATTTGGGCGGCATAACAAAAACATAAAGGATGCCTTCGAACGGACGACCCGGCCCCTTTTGGCGGCTGTGCGGCACATGAGAAGGAATGAAACATGCAGAAACTGGCTAGCTTTATCGGCGCCGTTGCGCTGAGCGGCCTGCTTTTCTCGGTCACCATGGTGTAACCGGAAAACAGATCTGAAAAAGACAGACGGGCGGGGGCTTTCCCTGCCCTTTTGTTTATGGGCGGCAGGGGAGCGCGGCGCTCGGCCTATTTGACCTGCACCCCGTCCTTTACAACATGCGCCACATTTTCAAGTACGCGGATGTCGGTCAGCGGGTCGCCCTTCACCGCGACCAGATCGGCGGTGAAGGCGGGGGCAATGCTGCCCAGATGATCCTCTTTGCCCAGCAATTCGGCGGCGCGGATGGTAGCCGACTGGATGGCCTGCATCGGGGTCATGCCATAGCGGACCATATAGGCAAACTGCCGTCCGTTCAGGCCGTGGGGATAAACACCGCTGTCGGTGCCATAGGCGATCTTGACGCCCATCTTCACCGCCTTGGAAAAACCTTCGCGCTGGATATCGGTGGTCTCGCGATTCTTGCGGAGATATTCCTCGGGCCAGCGCTCTTTGGTGCCGATATCGTTGATATAATCGCCATTATAGATGTCCATGACCAGCCAGGTCCCCGCCTTCTTCGCCATGACCAGCGCTTCGTCGTCGATCAGGCTGGCATGCTCGATGGAGCGGACACCGGCGCGGATCGCATTTTTGATGCCGATGGCACCATGGGCGTGGGCGGTGACGAAGATGTCGGTGGGCAGCACCGGCACGATCAGCGCACCGGCAGGCGCATTGCGCATCGGCCCTGACGGCCCCTTGCCCTTGCCCGCCTCAACCACGGCGCGCAGCTGCTCTTCGGTCATTTCGGGCTCGCCCGGTTCCGTCCCCATGGCCAGCACCGCGCCGGTTGCAATGGTCTTGATAAAGTCCGCGCCATTCGCGATCAGAAACTCGGTCTTCGCCTTGGCTTCCTCTGGCGTGCTCGCTACGCCCAGCCGCATATCTTCGGGAAGCTTTTCATTGGGAATAACGCCGTTCAACTCCCCCCCGCCCTTGGGGATGGTGATATAGGCCCCGGCCACGAACATACGCGGCCCCGGCACGAGTCCGGTGTTAATCGCGTTGCGCAGCACGACATCGGTCAGGCCGCGATAGGTGCCCACATCGCGCACGGTCGTAAAGCCAGCCTCCAGCGTGAGTCGCGCATTGTGCGCACCGATCAGCGCGGTTTCCTCACGCGATGTGTTGAGCGGCAAGGCAATATCGGAATTCTGCCCCGCATCGGCCAAATGCGTGTGCAGGTCCATCAGGCCCGGCAGGACAGTCAGGTCGGACCAGTCGATCCGCCGTGCATCCTTGGGCGTCTCTCCGCACGGGGCGACGGATTCGATCCAGTGACGCACAATATGGATACATTGGCCTGTACGGACAGTTCCGGCGGTCACATCGATTAGCCGACCGGCTTCGATATAAAGTTGTTCGGCAAGGACCGGCGCAGGACTAAGCGCCAGGGAAAGCGCCAGAAGCCGTGCGCCGCGCATCAGCCCTTTTTGGTGATGCGGTTGATCTCGCGCTCGACCATCGCTTCGACGATCGGGGGCAGGTTGGTGTCGAGCCAATCTTTCAGCATCGGCCGCAACAGGTCACGGGTCAGCCCTTCAAGCGAGGTTTCGCCCGAGCGTACGATCTGCGGCGCAACGCCGGGTTCGGAAAGTGTTTGCAGTGCGGAGAAGCTGTGCCGCAGGCTGCGGGCCTTGTTATCGTCCAGAAGTACTTCCTCAACCTCGTCCATTTCGGTCTCGGCCGCCGCGGTTTCGGTCAATTCGAGAATCTCATCTTCCTGTTCGACAGGTTCGGCTGCCTTGGGCGCGCGCTTGGCGGCCGGACGGCTGCGGTCATCGTCCGCAATGATTCGCTTAATCGAGGAGAGAATTTCGTCCATAGATGGTTCGTTCCGGCCTTCCGCCATGTTTCAGCTCCCCACAGCTTGATTAGATTACTTCCGCAACTGGCTCGGAATCGGCTCTATTTCTGCTTTTTGCGCAGGCGTGTCAACGGTGCGTGTCGATTTGGTCGTTGGATCGGGCTGCGAAGCCCAATCGTTCCACGCATTGTCGACCTTTTCATATTCCGCCACCGGATCGTACAAAACGCCACCTTCAAGACCCAGATCGCGCGCTTCGGCGCGGCCCATGGCGGCGAGCAATGTGAAGCCGGCGACATAGGCATTGCGCCGTGCGGTCACCAATTGCACTTTGCTGTTCAGCAATTCCTGTTCGGCATTCAGAATGTCGAGAATCGTGCGGTTGCCGACGCTATTTTCCGCCCGTGTGCCTTCGAGCGACAGTTCATTCGCCGATACGGCACGTTCCGACGCACGAATCACATCCTGCGCAGCTTTCCAACTGGCATAGGAGGCACGGGTCTGGGCAATCACCTCACGCTCGGCGGCGATTTCCAGTTCCTGCGCTTGTCCAAGCCGGGCTTGTGCCTGCCGGATTTGTGCGGCGGGCTGGCCACCCTGATACAAGGGAATGGTCGCACGGACACCGGCTTGCGCGGTAAACGAGCTGTTATCCGCCTGAAAACCGGGGATGTTGGACGATACCGAGTTCAGCGCATTGCTGTAGGAAGGTGAGGTAAACACGCTCACCGTCGGCAACCGCGACGCATTGGCGGCACGGCGGTCAAAACCGGCTGCTTCGCGACCTTCGCGTGCCGAAATCAGATCGGGATTATTCTCCAGCGCAACATTGACCGCAGTGTCGGGCGTTTCCGGCAAATTGGGCAAAGGTGGCGGAGCTTCCAACCGGCCGGGTTCGCGCCCGACGAGCTGGATGTAGATTTCCTTGGACCGGATCAGATTGGCGCGTGCCGATTCGAGGCTGCTGGTCGCGAGCGCAAGACGCGCTTCGGACTGGGCAACGTCGGTACGGGTCAGATCGCCAATTTCAAACCGGTCGCGCGTTGCTTCCAGATTGACCGACAAGACGCCGACCTGCGCACGGTTCAGCTCGACAATGGATTCGTCACGGATGACATCCATATAAGCGCCCACGACAGCCGAGAAAATTGCGCTCTCGGTGCCGCGCAGATTTGCAAATCCCGCTTCGACCCGGTTCTCGGCAGCACGGATCGCGTTGCGGATTCCGCCGCCTGCATAGAGCGGGGCCGAAACCGTACCGTTGATATTTACACCGCGGGCCTGCGTGACCGACGATCCGCCATCCTGCATGATATTTTCAAAATAGGTGGGCTGGACCGTGACGTCGGGCCGGCCATTGGCCTTGGCCAACGGCACGCCTTCATTGGTCGCCTTTTGCCCTTCGCGGGCCGCGGTCAGGCTGGGGTTGGTCTCATAAGCCGAAACCAGAGCGTCGCGAAGCGTGTCCGCCGAGGCAGAGGCACTGAACAAGGTGGACCCGAGCAGGGTCGCAACAAGAAGGCGGCGCGGGCTCAAAATACAAATTCCGCTTTACGCGCGAATGCGGCCAAAGGTGCAATCTCGCTGTCGATAAAGGGTTTGAGGGCAACTTTGCCCGCATGAACCACCCCGTTTGCCAGGCGCGTCACGGGCCCTTCGGCAATTCCGCTGACGATCCGGGCCCCTTCGCCGGCCAAACCGAGAAATGCATCGGGAAGTTCCTCGACCGCGCCGTCAATCACGATCAGATTATAAGGTGCATTGTCTTTCGCCGACGCCCAGTCGGCAGGCGCGGCACAGGTCAGGTGCGTTACATGCCCTTTGAGCAGTTCGGCCACATAGCCGCCGGGATTGCCGATCAACAGCGTTTTGTCGGTCGTCTTTACCTCGGCCGCTTGCAGCAGCAGGGCCGTCGACAAGGGCGGGTTCAAAACCGAACCATCGTCCAGCGCTATGGCGCGGTCCATATAGGATGTCGCGCGATGCGATGCAGGGACATGGTCTTCGCGCGGCAAACTGCCCATTGCGCCAAGGATCCACGCCTCCGTCACACCATTGGTGCGAAGCTGGGAATCCACCATCGCCCGCCGCATATCTTCAAAACTCACAGATTCCATCAGGATATTTCCATCATTTTCCGGGCCATGTGCCACAACTGTATTGCAAACACAATACAGTCTTTGATTCTGGTTCTAGCCAGCATAGGTCCAATCGCCAAGCCGGATTCAGACAAACGCGCAACCTGAACCCGCAAATGGCATTTTTTTCCCGTCACTTGTGGCGGTCAGGGCACAACATGCCAGATTGCCGGTTGATTTGATGAAACCAACCCGCTAGACGCGCGCCTCCACCACATACAGCAATGCTGTATCAAGCGTTTTGCTTATCGAGGCCCGATGGCGGAGTGGTGACGCAGAGGACTGCAAATCCTTGCACGCCGGTTCGATTCCGGCTCGGGCCTCCAAGCATATTGGTGCGAAATCTCCGGCCACTGCTGCACTCAAAAAGTCTATTACATTTTGGCGCGCATGGGTGCTGTTTCGGGCATGCGCCAGAAAACGAAGATCACACAAGCGGCGACAAGGGCAATCATTGCGCCGGGTGCGGCATCCCATTTGCTGTTCGTCACCAACAGATGCGCAACCAAAGGCGTGAGACCACCGAAAATGGCGGTGGCCGTTGTCGCGCCCAATGCAAGGCCGCTCAATCTTCCCTCGCCGGGGAATTGTTCGGCCGTGGTGACGGCGCCAACCGCGCTCACCGCTCCACCAAGTGCCGCCAGTGTAATGGCGCCCACCCAGGTCGCGGCGCCACCGCCTGCCATGAAGGCGAACATGCCCGTGGGTAGAAATATCCCGCCAAGCGCAAGCGCCAGCAGGATGGGGCGGCGGCCATATCGGTCCGATGCGAGCCCGATGACCGGGGTCACCAGAATGACCGTAAGCGCAGCAAGGACCGAAATCGAAAGCGCCCGTGTCTCCGGCATGGTTCCGGTGGCATCCAGAAACGCCGGGACATAGGTAATGCCGACATAATAGGTGATCGACCCCAGCGCCGAAATTGCAAAGCCGCGTGCAATGGCGCTGCGGTGCCGGGTCAGCGTCTGCTTTATGGGGTTGTCCGGCACAGTGCCTGCTACGCGTTGGCGCAGGAATTCCGGAGTCTCCTCAAGCGTTGCGCGCGTAATGAGAACCAGGCCAGCGAGCGCTGCGCCGAACAGGAATGGCAGACGCCATCCCCATGTGACGAGCGATTCTTCGGGTACAGCCCATACCACCAGCGCCGCTGCAGCGGCCGCCAGCAGCGCGCCAATCTCGCTTGCCGCCGATGCGCAACTGGTGATCAATCCGCGCCGTTTGTCCTTCGCACCTTCCATAAGGTAGGCGACGACACCGGTATATTCGCCACCAACCGAAAAGGACATCAGGCAGCGCAGCATAATCAGCAGCACACCGGCAAGCGGGCCGATTTGCGCGTAGGTCGGCAGCATGGCGGTTGCGAGCATTGCCCCGGTCATCAAAGCCATTGAACCCAGCATGGTCATCCGTCGGCCAAAGCGGTCCCCAAAGTGCCCGAAAACAAGCGCCCCGACCGGGCGCATCAAATAGGCAATCGCAAAGCCGCCGAGCGTCTCGGTCAGCGACTGCGGACCGGTTCCGAAAAAGACGCGCGCCAGCACCGTCGAAAAATAAAGGTAAAGCGTGAAATCATACCATTCCACAATTGTCGAAAGACCGGCGAGAGCCATCGACCGCCGCGACATCGGTGCGCGTGAAGAGGGAGAGGCACCCTGCCCAGTC from the Sphingorhabdus lacus genome contains:
- a CDS encoding metal-dependent hydrolase family protein, with the protein product MRGARLLALSLALSPAPVLAEQLYIEAGRLIDVTAGTVRTGQCIHIVRHWIESVAPCGETPKDARRIDWSDLTVLPGLMDLHTHLADAGQNSDIALPLNTSREETALIGAHNARLTLEAGFTTVRDVGTYRGLTDVVLRNAINTGLVPGPRMFVAGAYITIPKGGGELNGVIPNEKLPEDMRLGVASTPEEAKAKTEFLIANGADFIKTIATGAVLAMGTEPGEPEMTEEQLRAVVEAGKGKGPSGPMRNAPAGALIVPVLPTDIFVTAHAHGAIGIKNAIRAGVRSIEHASLIDDEALVMAKKAGTWLVMDIYNGDYINDIGTKERWPEEYLRKNRETTDIQREGFSKAVKMGVKIAYGTDSGVYPHGLNGRQFAYMVRYGMTPMQAIQSATIRAAELLGKEDHLGSIAPAFTADLVAVKGDPLTDIRVLENVAHVVKDGVQVK
- a CDS encoding DUF2497 domain-containing protein, whose protein sequence is MAEGRNEPSMDEILSSIKRIIADDDRSRPAAKRAPKAAEPVEQEDEILELTETAAAETEMDEVEEVLLDDNKARSLRHSFSALQTLSEPGVAPQIVRSGETSLEGLTRDLLRPMLKDWLDTNLPPIVEAMVEREINRITKKG
- a CDS encoding TolC family outer membrane protein, with the protein product MSPRRLLVATLLGSTLFSASASADTLRDALVSAYETNPSLTAAREGQKATNEGVPLAKANGRPDVTVQPTYFENIMQDGGSSVTQARGVNINGTVSAPLYAGGGIRNAIRAAENRVEAGFANLRGTESAIFSAVVGAYMDVIRDESIVELNRAQVGVLSVNLEATRDRFEIGDLTRTDVAQSEARLALATSSLESARANLIRSKEIYIQLVGREPGRLEAPPPLPNLPETPDTAVNVALENNPDLISAREGREAAGFDRRAANASRLPTVSVFTSPSYSNALNSVSSNIPGFQADNSSFTAQAGVRATIPLYQGGQPAAQIRQAQARLGQAQELEIAAEREVIAQTRASYASWKAAQDVIRASERAVSANELSLEGTRAENSVGNRTILDILNAEQELLNSKVQLVTARRNAYVAGFTLLAAMGRAEARDLGLEGGVLYDPVAEYEKVDNAWNDWASQPDPTTKSTRTVDTPAQKAEIEPIPSQLRK
- a CDS encoding protein-L-isoaspartate O-methyltransferase family protein, with the translated sequence MESVSFEDMRRAMVDSQLRTNGVTEAWILGAMGSLPREDHVPASHRATSYMDRAIALDDGSVLNPPLSTALLLQAAEVKTTDKTLLIGNPGGYVAELLKGHVTHLTCAAPADWASAKDNAPYNLIVIDGAVEELPDAFLGLAGEGARIVSGIAEGPVTRLANGVVHAGKVALKPFIDSEIAPLAAFARKAEFVF
- a CDS encoding MFS transporter yields the protein MSRRSMALAGLSTIVEWYDFTLYLYFSTVLARVFFGTGPQSLTETLGGFAIAYLMRPVGALVFGHFGDRFGRRMTMLGSMALMTGAMLATAMLPTYAQIGPLAGVLLIMLRCLMSFSVGGEYTGVVAYLMEGAKDKRRGLITSCASAASEIGALLAAAAAALVVWAVPEESLVTWGWRLPFLFGAALAGLVLITRATLEETPEFLRQRVAGTVPDNPIKQTLTRHRSAIARGFAISALGSITYYVGITYVPAFLDATGTMPETRALSISVLAALTVILVTPVIGLASDRYGRRPILLALALGGIFLPTGMFAFMAGGGAATWVGAITLAALGGAVSAVGAVTTAEQFPGEGRLSGLALGATTATAIFGGLTPLVAHLLVTNSKWDAAPGAMIALVAACVIFVFWRMPETAPMRAKM